Proteins encoded within one genomic window of Elaeis guineensis isolate ETL-2024a unplaced genomic scaffold, EG11 Super_Scaffold_1000061, whole genome shotgun sequence:
- the LOC105035871 gene encoding LOW QUALITY PROTEIN: trihelix transcription factor PTL (The sequence of the model RefSeq protein was modified relative to this genomic sequence to represent the inferred CDS: inserted 1 base in 1 codon), with protein MMETGEQYSLPDLHQLMAGKPPFPAVSHGLADPFTAHHQSLVAGPQHYGMVLIGGEGEETMSAAPHPPPPLPPPPVSXGELRDVGAGGETQRRWPRQETLTLLEVRARLDSRFREAAHKASLWDEVSRIMAEEHGYQRSGRKCREKLENLYKYYKKTKEGKAGRQNGKHYRFFRQLEALYGGNNNAITNKPLFHATNSSATAANKELLQAHRLYELESLVLSNSSDIGSVSTEEDGEEDQNTIPALQSNELDMEKDTRTLKRSRNSWQSKIKEFVDIQVRRFMEVQEAWLEKMLNTLEHMEQERISREEAWRKQEAARLDHERRLWASERAWIEARDNAIMEALEKISRREMKPQFREFTSIDMLDDDVNQNGMESNITHGNLSSRRWLDSEIICLKARIESKLQEEGHAKGDLWEEISAAMACLGYDPSAKRCKDKLEEINDYFMKNKECNKKLRENKWTCPYHRHLDSLDGQRSNCYEDVPQAAETVDPQPSNGTSSSNGDLGGHHDSCFRLLISEKEFVGEQ; from the exons ATGATGGAGACGGGGGAGCAGTACAGTTTGCCCGACCTCCACCAGCTGATGGCAGGAAAACCTCCCTTCCCGGCGGTCTCTCATGGCCTTGCCGACCCTTTCACGGCCCACCACCAGAGCCTCGTTGCCGGTCCCCAACATTATGGGATGGTTCTCATAGGTGGTGAGGGAGAGGAGACAATGTCGGCTGCCCCTCATCCGCCTCCTCCGCTGCCTCCACCTCCTGTTT TTGGAGAGCTCCGCGATGTCGGTGCTGGAGGCGAGACCCAACGGAGGTGGCCGAGGCAGGAGACTCTTACCCTTCTGGAGGTCAGAGCCCGGTTGGATTCCAGGTTTAGGGAAGCTGCTCACAAGGCTTCCTTGTGGGATGAGGTCTCTCG GATAATGGCAGAGGAACACGGTTATCAAAGGAGTGGGAGGAAATGCAGAGAGAAGCTAGAGAACTTGTACAAGTACTACAAGAAGACCAAAGAAGGGAAAGCAGGGAGACAAAATGGGAAACATTATAGGTTCTTCAGACAGTTAGAGGCACTCTATGGTGGAAACAACAATGCCATCACAAACAAACCACTCTTCCATGCTACCAATTCTTCCGCTACAGCAGCAAACAAAGAACTTCTCCAAGCTCACAGGCTCTACGAGCTTGAGAGCCTCGTCTTGTCAAATTCCAGCGATATTGGAAGTGTATCAACTGAAGAAGATGGCGAGGAGGATCAAAATACTATTCCAGCATTACAGTCTAATGAACTAGATATGGAGAAGGACACGAGAACTCTTAAGAGGAGTAGGAATAGCTGGCAGTCAAAGATCAAGGAGTTTGTTGACATTCAGGTCAGGAGATTTATGGAGGTCCAAGAGGCCTGGCTGGAGAAGATGTTGAACACTCTTGAGCACATGGAACAAGAAAGGATCTCTAGAGAGGAAGCATGGAGGAAGCAAGAAGCAGCTCGACTAGATCACGAGCGCCGTCTCTGGGCAAGCGAGAGGGCTTGGATTGAAGCCCGCGACAACGCAATAATGGAGGCCTTGGAGAAGATTAGCCGCCGTGAAATGAAGCCCCAATTTCGGGAGTTCACATCCATAGACATGTTGGATGACGATGTCAATCAGAACGGGATGGAAAGCAACATAACACATGGCAATTTAAGCAGTAGGAGATGGCTTGACTCCGAGATCATCTGTTTAAAAGCCAGGATCGAGTCAAAACTCCAAGAAGAAGGGCACGCAAAGGGAGATCTGTGGGAGGAGATTTCGGCAGCAATGGCTTGCTTGGGCTATGATCCAAGTGCTAAGAGGTGCAAAGATAAGTTGGAAGAAATTAATGACTATTTTATGAAAAACAAGGAGTGCAACAAGAAGCTCAGGGAGAACAAATGGACCTGCCCTTATCACAGGCATCTCGATTCTTTAGATGGCCAGCGAAGCAACTGCTATGAGGATGTCCCCCAAGCAGCAGAAACTGTTGATCCACAGCCTAGTAATGGAACTTCTAGTTCTAATGGGGATTTGGGTGGGCATCATGATAGTTGCTTTCGCTTGCTGATCAGTGAGAAAGAGTTTGTGGGTGAACAATGA